CCGGTGGGATGCAACCGGTCATTCAGCATGCTCGTTCTCCTCGCTCATCCGCTGCGCCGCGACGCAGGCGGGAAGCGCCAGTACCAGGATAAATCACTCCTTGTACCAGTTTAGACAGTTCGCATACTGCGCGCCATGAACACTTCACCCTCCTCCCCCACCTGCCCTGCCGCGCCCACGCCTCGCGATCGCCTCGACCGGCACCCGCCGCCGGGCGCCCATCCCAGTGCGGCGCCGACGCTGGGCGCCCGCGGGCTGGCGATCCTGCTGATCGGGCAGATGCTGCCGCTGATCGACTTTTCCATCATCAACGTCGCCCTCGGGTCCATCGCCGACACCCTGCACGCCTCGGCGATGGCGCTGGAACTGATCGTGGCGGTGTACGGCGTGGCCTTCGCGGTCGGCCTGGCCGCGGGCGGGCGGCTGGGCGACAACCTGGGCCGGCGCCGGGTGTTCGCCGCCGGGGTGCTGCTGTTCGGCCTGGCCTCGCTGCTGTGCGGGGCGGCCGGCTCGGTGGCGGCGCTGCTGGCCGGGCGCGTGCTGCAGGGCCTGGGCGCGGCGCTGGCGGTGCCGCAGATCCTCGCCACCATCCACGTCAGCCTGCGCGGCGAGGCGCATGCGCGCGCGCTGGCGCTGTACGGCTCGCTGGGCGGGATCGCGTTCGTCATCGGCCAGGTGCTGGGCGGCAGCCTGGTCAGCGCCGACATCGCCGGGTCCGGCTGGCGCGCCATCTTCCTGATCAACCTGCCGTTCTGCCTGCTGGCGCTGGTGGGACTGCGCACCGTGCCGGAGACGCGCGCGGCGCGGCGCACTCCGCCCGACCTGGCCGGCGCCGGCCTGCTGGGGCTGTTCCTGGCCTGCCTGCTGCTGCCGCTGGCGCTGGGTCCCACGCTGCACTGGTCCGCACCGTGCCTGGCGGTGCTGGCCGCGACGGTGCCGTTGCTGGCGGCGCTGGCCCGCACCGAGGCATGGCAGGAACGCCGCGGGCGCCAGCCGCTGTTGCCGCCGGCGCTGCTGCGCCTGCCCAGCGTGCGCTTCGCGCTGCTGGTGGGCGCGCTGTTCTTCACCTGCTGGAGCGGCTTCATGTTCGCGCTCGCGCTGACCTTGCAGGCGGGCGCGGGGCTGCCGCCGCTGCAGTCGGGCAATGCCTTCATCGTGCTCGGCGCGGCGTACTTCTGCTCGGCGCTGCTCAGCGCGCGCGCGGTGGCCCGGTTCGGGCTGCTGCCCACGTTGCTGCTGGGCTGCGC
The Xanthomonas sp. AM6 DNA segment above includes these coding regions:
- a CDS encoding MFS transporter, giving the protein MNTSPSSPTCPAAPTPRDRLDRHPPPGAHPSAAPTLGARGLAILLIGQMLPLIDFSIINVALGSIADTLHASAMALELIVAVYGVAFAVGLAAGGRLGDNLGRRRVFAAGVLLFGLASLLCGAAGSVAALLAGRVLQGLGAALAVPQILATIHVSLRGEAHARALALYGSLGGIAFVIGQVLGGSLVSADIAGSGWRAIFLINLPFCLLALVGLRTVPETRAARRTPPDLAGAGLLGLFLACLLLPLALGPTLHWSAPCLAVLAATVPLLAALARTEAWQERRGRQPLLPPALLRLPSVRFALLVGALFFTCWSGFMFALALTLQAGAGLPPLQSGNAFIVLGAAYFCSALLSARAVARFGLLPTLLLGCAVQMLGLLALAWTLHAVWPHPGWTNLAAPTALIGAGQAWIVACFYRIGLSQVPTEHAGAGSAMLSTILQAAMGLGPAALGAVYAHARGGGSLAAMQAALASEWLAMALLVACTLLYWQRQRRAGQAPAARR